One Candidatus Ornithobacterium hominis genomic region harbors:
- the pnuC gene encoding nicotinamide riboside transporter PnuC produces MMQEILNFLIEPYQSYEPWKIALEVLATIMGISSVFFSMKRNIWVFPTGIISTLIYIYLLFNWGLYGDMLINFYYTMMSIYGWFVWSKNTQDQVHVEVEYMTKKEWFFAVLLFLTSAVLVLAIYYFRPVLSQNFDLTKMNEVGFHYQWTDYVDTCTTGIFLVGMWVMARRKVENWFFWILGDLISVPLYLYKGLAVTSIQYLVFMILAIAGFVMWKKSMKEYLG; encoded by the coding sequence ATGATGCAAGAAATTTTAAACTTTCTTATAGAACCCTATCAGTCTTACGAGCCTTGGAAAATAGCTTTAGAGGTTTTAGCAACAATCATGGGGATTTCTAGCGTATTTTTTTCGATGAAAAGAAATATTTGGGTATTCCCGACAGGCATTATTTCTACGTTGATTTACATTTATTTACTTTTCAATTGGGGTTTATATGGCGATATGCTGATAAATTTCTACTACACAATGATGAGTATTTACGGTTGGTTTGTATGGTCAAAAAACACGCAAGACCAAGTGCATGTAGAAGTTGAGTATATGACCAAAAAAGAATGGTTTTTTGCCGTTTTACTTTTTTTGACAAGTGCCGTTTTGGTATTAGCGATTTATTACTTCCGCCCTGTGCTGAGCCAAAATTTTGACTTGACCAAAATGAATGAAGTGGGATTCCACTACCAATGGACCGACTATGTAGATACTTGCACCACAGGGATTTTCTTGGTAGGAATGTGGGTGATGGCGAGGAGGAAAGTTGAAAATTGGTTTTTTTGGATTTTGGGAGATCTAATTTCGGTGCCCTTATACCTCTATAAAGGTTTAGCGGTGACCTCCATTCAGTACCTTGTTTTCATGATTTTAGCTATCGCAGGTTTTGTAATGTGGAAGAAGTCTATGAAAGAATATCTAGGCTGA
- a CDS encoding oligosaccharide flippase family protein, which produces MQVKKTFEFLQKFNANSGTWVFAATLFNKLILFVIKLGILFYFEKAVYGQITYAVSIVAFFTPFVGLGSPSGLLRYGSIVKSAQEKKEISHYVFTQGLGLSLMMAVLLLPIVWFFAKDNATTYLFLVILCFRMVSLFLFSYQSVEMRIHDLNKRFAQFDLVNSLLLLAGALVLTLLFNAIGYILSLVLVPIFVFILYAIKFGWPQWRKKISDNISLKSFWAYSVWASFSNVLTETVFIVDSILIGLLMSDTAVAEYNVAGLIPINILILPIIFMKTDFPQIAKNFKNRNFLKNYYQQFFILFLIICTAGMLIAYFLGDWILSFFGKDYEPYSIFIILMLGASISILFRIPLTNMISAFGKTRFNTITGFITILADIGLNLYAIPRYGLIGAAWATTSALILSGLLSLIYFFYYLKKETI; this is translated from the coding sequence ATGCAAGTAAAAAAAACCTTTGAATTTCTTCAAAAATTCAATGCCAATAGCGGAACTTGGGTTTTCGCCGCTACGCTTTTTAATAAACTGATTCTTTTCGTTATTAAATTGGGCATTCTTTTTTATTTTGAAAAAGCCGTTTACGGGCAAATCACTTATGCGGTTTCCATCGTTGCTTTTTTCACACCTTTTGTAGGTTTAGGCTCGCCATCTGGCTTGCTTCGCTACGGTTCTATCGTAAAATCAGCACAAGAAAAAAAAGAAATCTCACACTATGTCTTTACTCAAGGGCTAGGGCTCTCGCTAATGATGGCGGTTCTTTTGCTCCCCATCGTTTGGTTTTTTGCTAAAGACAATGCTACCACTTACCTTTTTTTAGTGATTCTCTGTTTTCGAATGGTCAGTTTATTCCTCTTTAGTTATCAATCAGTTGAGATGCGCATTCACGATTTAAACAAAAGATTTGCTCAGTTTGATTTAGTCAATAGTCTGCTGCTACTCGCTGGTGCATTGGTTTTGACGTTGCTTTTCAATGCAATTGGTTATATACTTTCGCTGGTTTTAGTTCCCATTTTCGTATTCATTCTTTATGCCATCAAATTTGGTTGGCCTCAATGGAGAAAAAAGATTTCCGATAATATTTCGCTCAAGTCATTTTGGGCTTACTCAGTTTGGGCAAGTTTTTCTAATGTGCTGACAGAAACGGTCTTCATCGTAGACAGCATTTTGATTGGACTTTTGATGAGCGACACCGCCGTGGCAGAATATAACGTGGCTGGGCTCATTCCCATCAATATTTTGATTTTGCCCATTATTTTTATGAAGACAGATTTCCCGCAAATCGCAAAAAACTTCAAAAACAGAAATTTCCTCAAAAATTATTATCAACAATTTTTCATTCTTTTTCTTATCATTTGCACAGCAGGAATGCTCATTGCTTATTTCCTCGGCGATTGGATTTTAAGCTTCTTTGGCAAAGACTATGAACCTTATTCCATTTTTATAATCCTGATGCTCGGAGCCAGTATCAGTATATTATTTCGTATCCCGCTCACCAATATGATTAGCGCCTTTGGCAAAACACGCTTTAATACCATCACTGGCTTCATTACGATTTTAGCAGACATTGGATTAAATTTATATGCCATCCCTAGGTATGGTCTTATCGGGGCCGCTTGGGCCACGACTTCAGCATTGATTTTAAGCGGATTATTGAGTTTAATTTATTTTTTCTACTATTTAAAAAAAGAAACTATTTAA
- the radC gene encoding RadC family protein, whose product MKTSYSEKTTNIKSWAEDDRPREKLMLKGKSSLSDAELLAIIMGSGNREETAVDLAKRILSKSENNWHELAQKSIKELCEFKGVGEAKAISIITALEIGRRRALQQALEKPIISSSQAAAGIMQPIIGDLPTEEFWVLYLNQSNKVLKYQKISSGGISQTLVDQRLVFKYALELNATALILSHNHPSGKLKPSEADLNLTQNIKKAGEIMNVQVLDHLIITQTAYLSLVDEGIF is encoded by the coding sequence ATGAAGACATCGTATTCTGAAAAGACCACAAACATAAAATCTTGGGCAGAAGATGACCGACCAAGAGAAAAATTAATGCTAAAAGGTAAATCCAGTTTGTCTGACGCCGAACTTCTAGCCATCATTATGGGCAGCGGGAATCGGGAAGAGACAGCGGTAGATTTGGCCAAAAGAATTCTGAGCAAATCAGAGAATAATTGGCACGAATTAGCCCAGAAAAGCATCAAAGAGCTTTGTGAATTCAAAGGCGTGGGAGAGGCTAAAGCCATCAGCATCATTACTGCTTTAGAAATCGGTCGGCGACGAGCTTTGCAACAGGCGTTGGAGAAGCCCATCATTAGTTCTAGCCAAGCTGCGGCAGGCATTATGCAACCCATCATCGGAGATTTGCCAACCGAGGAATTTTGGGTTTTATACTTAAACCAGTCCAACAAAGTTTTAAAGTATCAGAAAATCAGTTCTGGAGGGATTTCGCAGACTTTGGTCGACCAGCGATTGGTGTTCAAATATGCACTGGAATTAAACGCAACGGCACTTATTTTATCGCACAACCACCCGAGTGGGAAGCTAAAACCTAGTGAAGCTGATTTGAATTTGACTCAAAATATCAAAAAAGCAGGGGAAATCATGAATGTACAAGTTTTAGATCATTTAATCATCACTCAAACAGCGTATTTGAGTTTGGTGGATGAAGGAATTTTTTAA
- a CDS encoding DUF5689 domain-containing protein has product MKKFILLSLISFYFSACVQDDKFDIPNLNCQELWATNTQIDDLLKKISTDPITIEEELVIEGFVVSSDETGNFYKELIIQDQRENPTKGLKISINKANLFNDFPLGSKVLVNAKGLTLGLSNGIPTLGDGLYQKKNPGQIEANVLYNHVDKTCDKIQPIQAKSFENIKALVKKENLNQYIQLNNVYFQNGGEASFHDAKSSFATTNRYLIDSEGRKIAVRTSKYAKFSKETLPKGVGNLKAVLSAYDSNNNGLTDSEYQLTLVSLNDINFDSSIEPNNKNDKNINTYFSCLSEDFQSFESKNENFEKYINYYAGEKRKWQIVEFNQNKYIQISAYKATKPIKTYFIIPVNFDKADAFSFKTKDGFYNGDALSVYWVNDFSDLKNLKLENDITSEFNISKNSKNNYPSDFVDSGEFNLNKLSGNGAIIFMYSADPKNITTTYQIDDIQIKDNENETCQ; this is encoded by the coding sequence ATGAAAAAATTCATATTACTATCACTCATCTCATTTTATTTCTCAGCTTGTGTTCAAGATGATAAATTCGATATTCCAAATTTAAATTGTCAAGAACTTTGGGCAACTAATACCCAAATCGATGATTTATTGAAAAAAATATCGACAGATCCCATTACCATTGAAGAAGAATTAGTCATAGAAGGTTTTGTTGTTTCTAGCGATGAAACTGGGAACTTTTACAAAGAATTAATCATTCAAGACCAACGGGAAAACCCAACTAAAGGCTTGAAAATCAGTATCAATAAAGCTAATTTGTTTAATGACTTCCCATTGGGTAGCAAAGTTCTAGTCAATGCTAAAGGTTTGACTTTGGGTTTAAGCAATGGCATACCAACTTTGGGCGATGGCTTATACCAAAAGAAAAATCCTGGGCAAATTGAAGCTAACGTTTTATACAATCATGTGGATAAAACTTGTGATAAAATTCAACCAATCCAAGCGAAAAGTTTTGAAAATATAAAGGCTTTAGTAAAAAAAGAAAATTTAAATCAATACATTCAGTTAAACAATGTTTACTTTCAAAATGGCGGAGAAGCAAGCTTCCATGATGCTAAAAGCTCTTTTGCGACGACCAATCGCTATTTAATAGACAGCGAAGGAAGAAAAATTGCTGTGAGGACAAGCAAATACGCTAAATTTTCTAAAGAAACTTTACCCAAGGGAGTCGGTAATTTAAAAGCTGTTTTGAGCGCCTATGATAGCAACAATAATGGGCTGACGGATAGCGAGTATCAACTAACATTGGTGAGTCTCAACGATATTAATTTTGACTCATCCATTGAACCTAACAATAAAAATGATAAAAATATCAACACCTATTTTTCTTGTCTGAGTGAAGATTTTCAATCCTTTGAGAGTAAAAATGAAAACTTTGAAAAGTATATCAACTACTACGCTGGTGAAAAAAGAAAATGGCAAATTGTAGAATTTAATCAGAATAAATACATCCAAATCTCTGCCTATAAAGCGACAAAGCCCATTAAAACTTATTTTATCATTCCTGTAAATTTTGATAAAGCAGATGCATTCTCATTCAAAACCAAAGATGGTTTTTACAACGGGGATGCATTGAGCGTTTATTGGGTCAATGATTTCTCTGATTTAAAGAATTTAAAGTTAGAAAATGATATAACTTCTGAATTTAATATCTCAAAAAATTCCAAAAATAACTACCCCTCTGATTTTGTAGATTCGGGCGAATTTAATTTAAATAAACTGAGTGGGAACGGCGCTATTATTTTTATGTACTCCGCTGATCCTAAAAATATAACAACGACTTATCAAATTGATGACATCCAAATAAAAGATAATGAAAATGAAACTTGCCAATAA
- a CDS encoding M23 family metallopeptidase — MEKRNQKRLDKKMLSHYQLQLLDDEDKRSVFLIKLTPLNSLLFFTFFMILITTLIFLGLKYSPLKEYFISPTIENQAAYKNQLLKLNERILELENNLEANELYIKSIQAVVSGNIKAEKVDSLVVNKFHLNPDSELFKPSEEDSLFRIQIEKEEMEAMKASKNTVPDAKYFTPVKGFVTGKFDLTEKHLAVDISAGEGDVIKSIADGDVLFSNWTPDAGYTLIIRHANDIISMYKHCAKVYKKQGDMVKKGEAIAQVGNTGELTTGPHLHFELWVQGKAVDPEEYIDF, encoded by the coding sequence ATGGAAAAAAGAAATCAAAAAAGATTAGACAAAAAAATGCTGAGTCATTACCAGCTTCAACTGCTGGATGATGAAGATAAGCGCTCGGTATTTCTCATTAAACTTACACCGCTCAATAGTTTGCTATTTTTCACTTTTTTTATGATTTTGATTACCACTTTGATTTTTTTGGGTTTAAAGTATTCGCCTTTGAAAGAGTATTTCATTTCCCCAACTATAGAAAACCAAGCTGCGTATAAAAATCAACTTCTGAAATTAAATGAAAGAATTCTGGAGCTTGAGAATAATTTAGAAGCCAATGAGCTTTATATAAAAAGTATACAAGCTGTAGTGAGTGGCAATATCAAAGCAGAAAAGGTAGACAGCCTCGTGGTCAATAAATTCCATCTAAATCCCGATTCAGAATTATTCAAACCGAGCGAAGAAGACTCGTTGTTCAGAATTCAGATAGAAAAAGAAGAAATGGAAGCGATGAAGGCATCTAAAAACACAGTGCCTGATGCGAAATATTTCACGCCTGTAAAAGGCTTTGTGACTGGGAAATTTGACTTGACCGAAAAACATTTGGCCGTAGACATTAGCGCTGGCGAAGGCGACGTTATAAAATCTATTGCAGATGGCGATGTGCTTTTCTCTAACTGGACGCCAGATGCTGGCTATACGCTCATCATACGGCATGCTAACGATATTATCTCAATGTATAAACATTGTGCTAAAGTCTATAAAAAACAGGGCGATATGGTAAAAAAGGGTGAAGCCATAGCACAGGTAGGAAATACAGGAGAATTGACTACTGGCCCTCATTTACATTTTGAGCTGTGGGTGCAGGGAAAAGCAGTAGACCCAGAGGAATACATTGATTTTTAA
- a CDS encoding DUF6702 family protein, translating into MKFLKYFSFFLVLILGIYSFTKLNDFHTSTTKVEYNEGNTALTFTSKFVTEDLEKAVGVKVSNESSFNSAVETYLRNHFQVKVNGVSKSYNYLKAQTSPKATRIYFEIPSPGQITSIEILNSMLVNEFPEQQNFITFSIRDKRDSFVTKKGSVSGKINL; encoded by the coding sequence ATGAAATTTTTAAAATACTTTTCATTTTTCCTTGTACTAATTTTGGGAATTTATTCGTTTACAAAGCTAAATGACTTTCATACCTCTACTACAAAAGTTGAATATAATGAAGGAAATACAGCTTTGACTTTCACCTCTAAGTTTGTGACAGAAGATTTAGAAAAAGCGGTAGGCGTGAAGGTGAGTAATGAATCAAGCTTTAATAGCGCTGTGGAAACGTATTTGAGAAATCACTTCCAAGTGAAGGTAAATGGCGTTTCGAAATCGTATAATTATTTAAAAGCACAAACCTCGCCCAAAGCAACACGTATTTATTTTGAAATTCCTAGCCCTGGGCAGATTACCAGTATTGAGATTTTGAATTCGATGCTGGTGAATGAATTCCCTGAGCAGCAGAACTTTATTACTTTTTCAATCAGAGATAAAAGAGATTCTTTTGTAACGAAAAAAGGTTCCGTTTCGGGGAAAATTAATCTTTGA
- a CDS encoding GH3 auxin-responsive promoter family protein has protein sequence MLKKFIAKIFARYIVLQEKKWMAHPVEAQEKVFAEIIRKAKNTEFGKKHYFGNIKNHQDFVKNVPIQDYENIKPYIDRIRQGELNVLWPGKPKYWAKTSGTTSGEKYIPISRESIPYHIEAARNALLFYIQNKGNANFVNGKMIFLQGNPELKEERGIQAGRLSGISAHYVPSYLQKNRLPSWETNTIENWEEKVDRIVDETHQANMTLISGIPPWMIMYFERLRKKSNQTLTEMFPQLQLIVTGGVNYDPYRQKIDALLGEKIDVIQTYPASEGFIAYQDQLDSEDLLLLLSKDIFYEFIPVEEYFDEKPTRIGIAEVEKDVNYALILTTKAGLFAYSIGDTIRFTSLEPYRIRVTGRIKHFTSAFGEHVIGQEVETAIAEVLKKMPAEIKEFHVAPQVNPLVGLPYHEWLVEFEKEPEDLEKFSLLLDEEMRRLNTYYDDLIHGKILKPLKISIVQAGGFHAYLKSIGKLGGQFKPPRLANDRNFADGLSLYIK, from the coding sequence ATGCTTAAGAAATTTATTGCAAAAATTTTTGCACGATATATTGTTCTGCAAGAAAAAAAGTGGATGGCGCATCCTGTTGAAGCTCAAGAAAAAGTTTTTGCAGAAATCATAAGAAAAGCAAAAAACACGGAATTTGGTAAAAAACATTATTTTGGAAATATCAAAAATCATCAAGATTTTGTAAAAAATGTGCCAATTCAAGATTATGAAAATATAAAACCCTATATTGATAGAATAAGGCAAGGAGAGTTGAACGTTCTTTGGCCTGGGAAACCAAAATATTGGGCGAAAACTTCGGGTACAACTTCTGGAGAAAAATATATCCCGATTTCTAGAGAATCAATTCCATATCATATTGAGGCGGCGAGGAATGCACTACTTTTTTATATTCAAAATAAAGGGAATGCCAATTTTGTGAACGGGAAAATGATTTTTTTACAAGGAAACCCCGAGCTTAAAGAAGAAAGAGGAATACAAGCCGGCCGACTTAGTGGAATCTCAGCACATTACGTTCCTTCATATCTGCAAAAAAATAGATTACCCAGCTGGGAAACCAATACAATTGAAAACTGGGAAGAAAAAGTTGACCGAATTGTGGATGAAACACACCAAGCTAATATGACGCTAATCAGCGGAATTCCACCGTGGATGATTATGTATTTTGAAAGACTCAGAAAAAAATCAAATCAAACACTCACAGAAATGTTTCCGCAGTTGCAATTAATCGTGACGGGCGGGGTTAACTACGATCCGTATCGTCAAAAAATAGATGCTTTGCTGGGAGAGAAAATCGATGTAATACAAACTTACCCAGCATCTGAAGGCTTTATCGCTTATCAAGATCAGCTAGATTCCGAGGATTTGCTGCTTTTGCTAAGCAAGGATATTTTCTATGAATTTATTCCAGTAGAAGAATATTTTGATGAAAAACCGACGCGGATTGGCATTGCCGAGGTTGAAAAAGACGTCAATTATGCTTTGATTTTAACGACAAAGGCTGGGCTTTTTGCCTACTCCATTGGCGATACGATTCGTTTCACGAGTTTGGAGCCTTACCGAATTCGTGTAACGGGGAGAATCAAACATTTTACTTCTGCTTTTGGCGAGCACGTGATTGGGCAAGAAGTTGAAACAGCAATAGCAGAAGTGCTAAAGAAAATGCCTGCCGAGATTAAAGAATTTCACGTCGCTCCACAGGTGAATCCGTTGGTTGGTTTACCCTACCACGAGTGGTTGGTAGAATTTGAAAAAGAGCCAGAAGATTTAGAAAAATTTAGTTTGCTATTGGATGAAGAAATGCGTCGGCTAAACACTTACTATGATGATTTAATTCATGGTAAAATTTTAAAGCCTTTAAAAATTTCAATCGTTCAGGCAGGGGGATTCCACGCTTACTTGAAATCTATCGGGAAACTCGGCGGGCAATTCAAGCCACCGCGGTTAGCTAATGATAGAAATTTTGCCGACGGATTAAGTTTATATATTAAATAA
- a CDS encoding choice-of-anchor J domain-containing protein: MKMKLANKIIFLSLLFFFIKFVPAQTVIISENFKNGIPKAWEVSSTNPYRTWEAKNYRDFHYVNISAFGGRNKPAVDVVSSLYTPEISDSLQACKLKFSLADAYSNGQPLSVYITDNEKNILKKIPEKHFTSFINNPGKYDNRYDVTSWINLPKLEIPYKIEFRYTSNKEVSTTIQLNEVDVWCQ, translated from the coding sequence ATGAAAATGAAACTTGCCAATAAGATAATTTTTCTAAGCCTTTTATTTTTTTTCATCAAATTTGTACCAGCCCAAACGGTCATTATTTCTGAGAATTTCAAAAATGGAATCCCTAAAGCATGGGAAGTTTCTTCTACCAACCCTTACCGCACTTGGGAAGCTAAAAACTATAGAGATTTTCATTACGTAAATATCTCCGCTTTTGGTGGGAGGAACAAACCTGCAGTAGATGTTGTGAGCAGCCTGTATACTCCAGAAATTTCTGATTCACTGCAAGCTTGCAAATTAAAATTCAGTTTAGCTGATGCCTATAGTAACGGGCAACCTTTATCCGTATACATTACTGATAATGAGAAGAATATATTGAAGAAAATTCCAGAGAAACACTTTACTAGCTTTATCAATAATCCTGGTAAATACGACAACCGATATGATGTCACCTCATGGATTAACCTACCAAAATTGGAAATCCCCTACAAAATTGAGTTTCGGTATACCAGCAACAAGGAGGTTTCTACCACCATACAACTGAATGAAGTTGATGTTTGGTGTCAATAG